In the Silene latifolia isolate original U9 population chromosome 1, ASM4854445v1, whole genome shotgun sequence genome, ctcaggaatattcaccgcagccgggattgaaggaattggttcctccaaaggttgctcggtatttggttctggaatctccgacaggtcgaaggttctatcactctttgcattctcgagaaattccttctctaagaatgtcgcactagccgcaacaaaaacacgttgttcgtttggcgaataaaagtaatgaccaagtgttcctttaggataacctataaagtatgtcttgaccgatcgcgggccgagcttatcctcgtgtctccacttgacataagcctcgcagccccaaacccgtataaaggacaagttggggaccgttcccttccatagttcatatggtgtcttgtcaacagctttagacggacttcggttaagtattagagcagctgacagaagagcataaccccataatgaatcaggtaatatcgtgtgactcatcatggatcgaaccatatcaagtagtgttcgatttctccgttcggacacaccattcaactgaggtgttccaggtggagttaactgtaaggcaatcccacagtccttgaggtgttgatcaaactcgtgagaaagatactcgccaccacgatccgaacgcagtgttttaatctttctacccaataggttctgtaccctattctggtattccttgaatttctcaaaggattcacttttgtgcttcattaagtagacatagccatatctacttaaatcgtccgtgaaagtgatgaaatacctatagccttctcgtgcggtgattgacataggaccacatacatccgcgtgtatgagtcctaataggtcagcagcgcgcattccaacacctttgaaggaaatacgagtcatcttaccgatgagacatgattcacacgtgccaaatgattgaaaatcaaaggccgagatagctccatttttgatgagctgtttttttcgcgtttctcattaatgtgtcccatatggcgattgccatagatacgtttgatctttgtcaccaacctttaactttttattcattacgtgtaatatttcgtgtcgatctaaaacataaattccattcatggagactgccttgccataaatcatattgtgtaatgagaaaatgcaagaattattctctattacaaatgaaaatccaagtttgtcaagtgcgaaaccgaaataatgtttttcgaaagactgggtacataatagcgatttatataaagataactcaaatccgctaggaagctggatcacatatgttcccctcgagacggcagccactcgtgctccattcccgacacgcaggtccacctcaccctttacgaggggttcgatgtttcggagcccctgcacatgattacacagatgagaaccacaaccagtatctagtacccaagttccgtaacttacgtggttaatctcaatcatatgaataaaagtagaagagagagaagacataccaacaggtttaacgcgacttgcctttaagtcctcatgataaacatgacatgtacgcctccaatgcctagtcttgtggcaatgatggcattccatgttttcattcttgctctttgtcgcctgatgaggtgctcgactcaccaggcccactcttacctgaacctgacttcttgaacttcggtttacctactgctaggtttgcctgagctttgcccttacctttccctttgtttatcacaacgagaacatcctgtttcaagctcccactgaacttcatgtccttctcggtctgtacgagaagggagtgcagttcatggggacttttcttcaaatcattcatatagtaattcgctctaaattgcgaaaaaccatcgtggagtgagtgaagcatgcggtcgattacaatgttctcgctgatcttacaatcaaaggtctccacttctcgacattctcaatcttgctttgagaatgtgtgggctaacttggttggccctttcgagtctcgcatcaaagaagcgagtggtatgctcataggtcacgattctcggtgctttcgagaattccttagtgagcgtggtgaaaatcttgtttgcaccatgggctatgaagcgtttctgcaaattgggttccattgcaaaaatgagtacgtttttaatcgcacccgcttccatacgaaatcattaaacttggtgatttcaaagactctagccgtgggacctggttttgccgggatgggctctaatagatatttgagcttccgtcatcATCGgcaacattccgtaatgccgcctcccggtccgcgaagtttgatccatcattcttcacccgagtagaccgattcatccgattcatgaagatccgaagccaggactcacggtccaatgtggcacttggcattgggttttcagtagaaccagccatttgttattagcagtttaaaagttcgtgatctacactaaaaaagaaagaaaaacaagaacgaaataagcaactcatcgaggtgatttaagtctattttaaaattcattttaacatgtagactctcgcacttgcataattgatctccctcaagaatgatacaagtgatcccaagactcaatttacgtaaattgataagccaactgtttagctaattcttccgtaagaactcttggtcgatagatttccgtaaatcctatctatagtccaccataatcacaggatcgtacgagtgaccatagtgttgagataaaataggtcaatcggttccaacttacccgacgtagaaggggtcatattatgcctaccgacgaagaagggactcattggagtttgacctataaagaccgttctcaattttggtttatacgaggaagatcccatcaactaaattataattcatattaagtgaacgaataactagcgtctgcgtgaatgaattaatttgggtgatggcttaaaaatcgtgtgacatgagaatgtcaaagaaaactaactcgtgacctctatatgtgtcagttttcatgcaataattaggtggtttggtttttaggcggaatatgatgcatattatcgttgcgaaaaataaataaatgaatgcaatacgtaaataaaattcctagtgtggcctatcctaataaaaagaacataaaacaactttggaatccaccgttggacccgagaagcttgtcttgatgttccatcttgatccatgtagcgggagtgagcatccggtctccatctttggtcttctcaaaaattacaattaaaattacaaaatataaacctatttacattctaattaaaacttgtaattacaagtgaaaaatccaaaacggagatacgagatctcaaaatacaaccaagaccgtgttccatcattacggtaacacgttctactaaggccacactaagttacaaccgtttgtaaaataaataaatacgtaattaaaagcattcaaattaaacaagaacgataaataaaatgcatcaactaaattaaatttattcgtgacataattccgtaattatgttaaacttatccaaaccaccttttaatgattaaaattcatgtgataaaaccgcttctatcagtttattttaatctaatacaatccgttactttaaatacgctttaaaataacttaatggtacgtgtgtgaaccgtttcacaatcatagcgagtgtacaatatccgtataaagtacatattaaggccaaaagaaaatttaaaacaaaagaataaattttcaaagctgccaaactaaaaatcactcgatccagggacataagtgctcgaccgAGGaataaaagagctcgatcgactgaactgctagtcgatcgagaggattgccaaacagaaagtgctcgatcaactaaactggaggtcgatcgagtacttttattagcaacactgttcgatcgagtacgaggaggtctcgatcgagcagtcagggttttaaaagtggtcgatcgagtgcagcaaggactcgatcgagtaaaacaagacagaaaaaccactcgatcgatttaaaaacttgctcgatcgagtacaaaaatttctggaaatgcaaaaccctcgtgaaacagtttgaCAAAGCAAAACCtactgcaattttgatcaaaaccgcatcaaaacaattttacaatttgacaaaacttgacatattgttataatctccgtataaaacaacaatatgcataaaaacaaattgaaaaacaagatgaattaaccgtgtaaaacatgtcacggtttcaaaaaattTTGCAACAGccaaaaaaaattctgccgagagGATAAAAAAACGCTGCGCTTGCGCATCGAATTTCAAGACAAtaaaatcgtttcaagatcgtttgatgaaaaatcacaatgaaaatttacgtggcctcgctctgataccacttgtggggtaatatccgtataagactcTCTaaatataaggattataacgtaaatttaacatgtgaaatattgtcataaacgaaaacaacaaagaaacaaaaaggattaagaatcaacctcgggtcctttgtagtgcggcgtaaagaacaggaatcaacagagatttcctcctaattgttgcgcccaagaccgtctgagactatgcccttgtgctagaaatgctttctaattgacttgcaatattgagaaagctcttgtgagttttgtcgatgtgagatctaggaatttcagagaaagttgcactgaaaccctaattatttttcactaatgatgattaggttaagcaagaggaggagctctccttttgttctcctaatctcggccaaaccgagaggggccttgggaagtgggcttccacttccttttagaatTAGCTCATGGCCCGGTTcgtaaatcgctaaaatgtatatgacgcggttttgttataaatcgtcatcggttatcggttattaaagcatcaactaataatacggattagttgaaacattaatacatgttcgacaaagacgatattgtataattatattcaatatacatttaattaaatataaaacgcttatattcaatttacgaattaactgcttaattcgccttagccattattatttaatccgtattaaataacatatctcaacatcacattttgacttattattagtcaaataactcggactaactggttagtcaattttggcatctacatgacagtattttcataccgtcacatctctcaaacgtatcctataggtgtgacttttagggaccagttgatcaccgccatctgtatgacaataacgtcaaacttatctagcaagccaaccgttattgataaacgtggatcaactgataataataccaaaagtatgccctttgatccttttagagatttataagtccttgcactaactgttaaggacaccaaccccaacagtcacaataagagtatggccttaaagagcgaagaagtggactctgacctagaggatgaaactgtcttgtttgcacgacgttttaaaaataagatttttcgaaataaacaaacaaaatcatcctataacaacaataacaacaagtcattcaacaaaaaggttaatgactcaaagtcgtctttcgcaaatagaggttgcttcaagtgtggagaatctggtcatatgatcaaagattgtccaacatgggagaagataaaggacaagacgaaacgtgagaagacaaagagagaattcaagcaagttatgatggcttcgtgttggggagaccttgaatcgaaagatgacgaggaatcaagacgacgaagtagcaaacctttgtctcaaagaagtgttagtcttgacctaatctccgacaaaGGATGAATGAAAGCACTaattctcactcaaactattgctttcttggagaatcagacgaggatgacgatgaagaggtaagttatcttgagcttaaaaaacgtgttaggaaattgtctaaaagtgctctaattgaattctttgaacaatctcttgataagtgtcacgaacaggatttggaattgaaagatctaaaggaacagattctcgaaatcgcggaagagaattATACTCttaagactaaagctaagaagttgaaatctaaagttatagctgagaaagctacaacgttagattctactatggctgaaaagaaggaattagaggctaaagttatagctaatgaagctataacctccgACCTAAAACTTAACATCaaacaccttcaagccaaagttatagctaatgaagctataactttagaacttagaaaagtcaaagaacttttggaaactaaggtcacatctaatgaagaattaatcttagatcaaaagaaagagatagattctctttcaaagcaattgaaagaatctaagaccgatatgattaATGTTAAGAAACtacacaccgatgttgtgttcattcttaataaacgattccaagactttcgtgacaactttaaaagggacaatgatgtagatcacacgaaatgtcaagaggaaattaaaaccttaAAAGAtctacttctacacgctagaaaggtccatgacaagtgggaaggtagcacaaaagtcctaaacttcctaaccgaacaatctgataataatatgaagatggggttaggacatgagtgctacagctgtagagatcactctaaatgcaaatcaacaccttcggattttgattttagaaaaaggaagtatgctgatcttcctgaatacttgatttgcaattactatggtcatacgggtcatatccaaatcaattgtgtcaaaaaggctcatgatttacgaaaaaatgccgaacatgccaaaactgttgacacagttgtcgaggataaggaaatccccactaacgaacctaacgaagaaaggaacaataaatttcgttaaTTCGAATTATCATGAGAGAGAAAGTCTAGTAAGAGAGGCGATTTAGGGATTTTTTTTCGATTTCTGCAATGGCACGTACTCGGAAAAATAACTCTAAATCTAATAGAACAATCAAAGTAATATCACAAAATCTACAAAAAAATACACCAATTAGTAATAATAAATCACATAATAAAGCTAGTGGTTCGAGATTTCGAGTTATTGATCAGGATGATGACGAGCTTTTGGGGATTAATCACCTGGATGCTCGCTCGTCTGAGAATGATTCGATTATCCGGCCATAAAATCTTGGTTCTGTTATGGATTCCATCTCGGAAGAAGGGAGCGGTTCTGAGTCTGAATGGACGGAGGTTCCAGGTAGGGTTCAATCTTCTGATTCAGAAACTGATTCTGTGGTAAGACCTTTACAGCTTACTAATGAAGATGTTGAATCTGAATTAAAATTTTGGTCTACTGCGGTCTATTGGTATGTACTTGGGGCGAATCCTCCTTTCAAAGTTATTGATGGTTTTATTAAGCGTGTCTAGGGATATACTGATTTTGATAAGATTTCATTCAACTCTAATGGTACTTTCCTGGTGCGTTTTAAGAATGAGGAAATGAAATTGAGGGTATTGCAAGCTGGTCCAATTTTCTTTGACAATAAACCTCTGATTGTTAAGGAATGGACCCCGGAATCCAAAATGGTGAAGGAAGCTGTAGATGTAGTTCCTATTTGGATACGTTTTTATGGCCTTCCATTGAAATTCTGGGGGAATGCGTTGATGAAGATTGCAGCTCTTGTGGGTAAGCCAGTGAGGTGTGACAGTAATACCTTGCTGAAGACTTTCCTTGGGTATGCTAGGATTATGGTGGAGGTTAAAATTGGGACTGATTTACCTGATGTCATTCAGTTTGCTGATGAACTTGACACCAATCACAGGCAAATTGTTCACTATGAGTGGAAACCCATTTTGTGTACGGATTGTCAGGGGTTGGGTCATCTTGCCAGGGACTGCAGGAAAGCTAAGAATACTAAGGTTTCTAGGCTAGCACAACAGGTCTGGAGACCTAAGAAGGTCCCACAGAATGTGATTGTTCCTCCTGCTGAGCATGGGGTGGCACCTGAACCACCAGAACAACCTGAACAACCTATGGTTCAAGCTCGGGGTCCTTTGGGTCTTGAGAGTTTAGGGGGACTGGCTACTCCTATGCTAGGGATGGTTACACCAATGCCAAATATTCTGAGGTCCTTCACACCTGCCAGAATCATTACTAAGATGACAAGGCATGGTGGGATGTGTTTGGGCAGTGGGACAAGCACTTATATGGAGGTTTTGGAACATTCTGTTCATTACAGGAGAGTCCTTGCAGGGGAAATGGAGGGTAGTACTGTGCAAAAGGAAAATGGGTAGCATTGGATTTTGGAACGTGAGGGGTATTAATAGTGTAAATAAACAGAAGGAGGTTAGGTATTTTCTGCATAATAATAATATAGGAGTTTTTGGGTTACTAGAAACTAGAGCCAGGGTTAATTCTATCAATAAAGTACATCAAGGAATTGGTAATAATTGGAGTCTGGTATATAATACCTCTGTTCATGATGAGGGTAGGATATGGTTATTTTGGGATTCTGGAAACTATATATACTGTTGATATTATTAGTATTGAAGCTCAGGTAATTCATGTCAAGATCTCTTGTATAAATGGTCAGACATGGTGGATGCCAGTTATCTATGGATTTAATAAGGTCCAGGAACGAATTCCTTTATGGGATTCTTTGAGAAATATGAGGCAAGTTGTCAATGGTCCTTGGTTGGTCATGAGTGATTttaacaatgttctcgctatgTGTGAAAGAGTGGGGTCTGAAGTTTCCAATTATGAATTGAGAGGATTTCAAGATTGTGTGGATGATTGTGGTATTGTTGACCTTCCTGCCCATGGTGCCTTTTTCACCTGGAATAACAAACATGAACCAGGTGCCATGTTGTTCAGTAGGATTGATAGAGCCATGAGTAATGATGAGTGGATTGATCAATTCCCTGAGGTTATCCCTATGTTTCATCCTGAAGGAGAGTTTGATCACTGTCCCTGCACTATTAATTTGGTTGCTGGTGGTGACAGAAGAAAAGGATCCTTTAAGTATTTTAACATGTGGGGTAAGGACCCTCAGTTTCTTGAAGTAGTCAAAGAAGTTTGGGACAAGCCTTTGTATGGTATTAAAATGTTCCAGGTGGTGAAGTAGCTGAAAATGCTTAAACTTCCTCTGAAGGGGTTGAATGGTACTGCTTTTGCTAACATAGAAACCTCAGCCAAGATTGCTAAGCATCATCTATTTGCTGTTCAGGAAAAACTCCATGCTGATCCACTTAACCTGCTAATTCAGCAGGAAGTTAATGATGCTTCCAACTGTTATAGGGATTTGGAGAATGCTAGGAGGAGTTTCTTGGCTCAAAAAGCTAAGGCACACTGGATGCAGGAGGGTGATGATAACACCAGTTACTTTCATAGCATTATTAAGGCTAGAAGAATGAGTAATAAGATCTTGACTATCCAGGATATGGCTGGGCATCAGTGTAATACCATTCCTGAAATAGAAAAGGCCTTCATTGACTACTATAAGGGTCTTCTTGGCTCTAGTAAGCCTGTCAGGAAGATTCATGTCCCTATTGTGAGGAATGGGAAGGTGGTGAGTAATGAGCAAGGGGAGGAGATGATTAGGGATATTACTATTGAAGAAATTCAAATTGCTTTAAAGTCTATTCCTGCCAACAAATCCCCGGGGCCTGATGGTTATAACTCTCAGTTTTTCAAGGATGCATCagtgatcattgaagaggatattaTTGAGGTTGTGCAAGAATTTTTTGTTTCTGGGCAGCTGTTACGACAGGTGAACTCCACTACACTTACCCTTATACCCAAAAAAGCTCGACCTGTTACTGTTGCTGATTTCAGACCCATTGCGTGTTGCAATGTCCTCTACAAAATCATTTCTaaggttttatgtaatagactGGTCAAAGTTTTGCCTTCTATTGTATGTGAATCCCAAAGTGCATTTATCCAGGGCAGGGACATTGTGGACAATATCTTGATTTGTCATGATCTTGTGCGGCTTTATAAGAGGAGAACTTGCTCTCCCAGAAGTATTATGAAGATATATTTAAAGAAAGCGTATGATTCAGTAGAGTGgagttttattgatcaaatgctACATGCCTTGAACTTTCCTGAAAGAATGATTACTTGGATCATGACTTGTGTGACTACTCCTAGTTACACCATTGCACTTAATGGGTCTTCTTTTGGGTTTTTTCCTGGCAAAAGGGGGATTAGGCAAGGGGATCCCTTATCTCCCCTCTTATTCACCATTTGCATGGATTACCTTAGTAGGGTTCTGAATGAAGTTACTAGCAGGGTTGAGTTCAATTATCATCCTCTCTGTAGACCTTTAAAGTTAACTCACCTCTGCTTTGCTGATGACTTGTTGATGTTTAGTAGGGGTGATAGAACATCCATTAAGGTGTTACTAAGGGCCTTTGCTTCATTCTCTTGCTCCTCTGGTTTGGAAATGAACTCTGATAAGTCAGACATTTACTTTAATGGTATGGAGCAAGGTGAGATTGATTACATTATGAGAATCTCTGGTTTTAAACCTGGTGCCTTTCCTTTTAGATACCTGGGGGTGCCTATATCTCATAAAAGGATGGGCATTGGTGACTGTACAAGACTCATTGAGAAGGTGGTGACTAGAATTCGAAGCTGGGGGGCTAAGAAACTGAGCTATGCAGGGAGACTTGTCCTCATAAAAGCTGTTCATAGTCAGTTGCATTCATATTGGACTCGTATTTTTGTTATCCCTCTTATAGTAATTGACAGGATTGAACGAATATGCAGGAACTACCTTTGGTCTGGTTCTGACCAGTATGGTAAAACTCCTACTGTAAACTGGGATAATATTTGTAAAGACAAGAAGCATGGTGGCCTGGGTATTGTTAATTCCAGAATATGGAACACTGCTGTGATTGGCAAATACACTAGTTGGCTGGCTATTAAGAGTGATCACCTTTGGCTGAGGTGGGTCTgtcatgtttatatgaaagggAGGGGATGGATTGATTATAAACCCTCTGTTAACACCAGTTGGACTTGGCAGAAAATCTGTCAAGTAATGGACATTATGAAGCCTGGTTTTGTTACTAGGACTTGGGCTGTATTCCCAGGCAGTTATAGTGTGTCTAATGGGTATAGATGGCTTATGGGGCAACAGCATCAAGTCACTTGGTATCCTCTGATCTGGAACAAGACCATGGTGCCCAGACATACCTTTGTTGGATGGCTTATAGTTCAGGGTCGTCTGATGACTAGGGATAGGCTGTTTAGGTTTGGTATCACTACTGATATGGCTTGTGCAATATGCTCATTACAGAATGAAACGCATCAACATTTATTCTCTGATTGTACTTATTGCACACGTTGCTGGGATCTCCTCAATGAGTGGCTTGGTATGTATTCCTAAGACAAGTGTGGTGGAATGGTTTATTGCTTGGAGATGCCCCTCTTTGATGAAGAAGCAGATTATTGGGGCAGCCATTGTAGCTTTATGGTACCACATATGGAATGCAAGGAACATAGCGAGAACTAAAGATAGAGTTTTGGCGCCTAGCTTTCTCCTGAGGAAAGTAAAGCAAGATATACAAGGAAGGTGCCAAGAACGAAAATGGAGTTTGAAGATGACTAAATTACCATGGGAACCAGTATATGATTAGTATTGCTTATCTGATGTATTAGATTGGAAATGTCATGTAGGTGGTGATAGTGTAAACTTAattatcctttattaatatattttcacattttcaccaaaaaaaaataaatttcgttggttctataacatggcctttgactactctaagaaacctagcacttcacaaagcccttgta is a window encoding:
- the LOC141648410 gene encoding uncharacterized protein LOC141648410, with the translated sequence MRVGYGYFGILETIYTVDIISIEAQVIHVKISCINGQTWWMPVIYGFNKVQERIPLWDSLRNMRQVVNGPWLVMSDFNNVLAMCERVGSEVSNYELRGFQDCVDDCGIVDLPAHGAFFTWNNKHEPGAMLFSRIDRAMSNDEWIDQFPEVIPMFHPEGEFDHCPCTINLVAGGDRRKGSFKYFNMWGKDPQFLEVVKEVWDKPLYGIKMFQVVK